A single genomic interval of Penaeus monodon isolate SGIC_2016 chromosome 30, NSTDA_Pmon_1, whole genome shotgun sequence harbors:
- the LOC119592616 gene encoding carbohydrate sulfotransferase 5-like gives MYKMWAQVVATRSRRCVACMVLACILLTVQVITHQVRQETVVDESINPQQLTTMLKQDEEAFKLPIVPPKGFDLRAAQAGKAKGDILKNLSELDIKQLQKVQQFVNSAHDPQAVEDFRIEQALQSLKVRLLEEISGQKFPAILDAATRGQAISDRARPSRRQIVISTTWRSGSTFLEELLSSHPAVYNHYEPLMQFGLRQIREGQDSVKAQNLLHDLLACRYKAKSEYMNTALNIKEMFTRNVLVWQTCSNQQIGDSLCYNDAFLKGACQLFPWSTMKIVRLRLKLLRPILEDSKLNARIVYLVRDPRGVMNSRFDTVKWCHSSDCNDPSYLCSDMDDDLTAALELRKEFPGLVYILRYEDMSLSPVNKTKELLDFLGLDFDPKMQEFLDSHTTKNYDKPWSTSRDSKTRVTYWASKLQAEKLKGIQDVCTPVMKRFGYLPVNATKDISLEKILEPLNLP, from the exons ATGTACAAGATGTGGGCACAGGTCGTAGCCACCAGGTCTCGGCGATGTGTAGCCTGCATGGTGTTGGCGTGCATCTTGCTCACTGTGCAGGTTATCACGCATCAGGTTAGACAAG AGACCGTTGTGGACGAGAGTATCAACCCACAGCAGTTAACGACTATGTTGAAACAAGATGAAGAGGCCTTCAAGCTTCCGATCGTGCCGCCCAAGGGATTTGAT CTGAGAGCGGCGCAAGCCGGGAAAGCGAAAGGGGACATCTTGAAGAATCTCTCAGAACTCGACATCAAGCAGTTGCAGAAAGTGCAGCAATTCGTCAACTCCGCACACGACCCCCAGGCAGTTGAAGATTTTCGAATTGAGCAAGCCCTGCAGTCACTCAAA GTTCGATTATTAGAGGAGATTAGCGGGCAGAAGTTCCCGGCGATCTTGGACGCAGCCACGCGCGGCCAGGCGATCTCTGACCGAGCCCGCCCCAGCCGACGCCAG ATTGTGATATCGACGACATGGCGCTCAGGCTCTACTTTCCTGGAGGAGCTGCTGTCGTCACACCCCGCCGTCTACAACCACTACGAGCCCCTCATGCAGTTCGGCCTCAGGCAGATCCGCGAGGGACAGGACTCGGTCAAGGCACAGAATCTGCTTCATGATCTTCTTGCGTGCAG GTACAAGGCGAAGTCGGAGTACATGAACACAGCGCTGAACATCAAGGAGATGTTCACGAGGAACGTGTTGGTGTGGCAGACCTGCAGCAACCAGCAGATCGGCGATTCGCTCTGCTACAACGACGCCTTCCTAAAGGGCGCCTGTCAGCTCTTCCCTTGGTCTACAATGAAGATCGTCAGGCTGAGGCTGAAGCTCCTGCGGCCGATCTTGGAGGACTCGAAGCTGAACGCGCGGATCGTGTACCTGGTGAGGGACCCGCGCGGGGTCATGAACTCCCGCTTCGACACCGTGAAGTGGTGCCACTCGTCCGACTGCAACGACCCCTCGTACCTTTGCAGCGACATGGACGACGACCTCACGGCAGCCCTTGAGCTGAGGAAGGAATTCCCGGGTCTCGTTTACATCCTCCGGTACGAGGACATGTCCCTGAGCCCAGTCAACAAAACCAAGGAGCTCCTGGATTTCTTGGGACTGGACTTCGACCCCAAGATGCAAGAGTTCCTGGATTCGCACACGACCAAGAACTACGACAAGCCGTGGAGCACCTCGAGGGACTCCAAGACCCGCGTCACCTACTGGGCCTCCAAGCTGCAAGCCGAGAAGCTGAAGGGGATCCAGGACGTGTGCACACCCGTGATGAAACGCTTCGGGTATTTGCCCGTCAATGCTACGAAAGATAT